The Arachidicoccus terrestris genome includes the window CTGTTTTTACAGCCTCCACGGTACCAAATACATCATCCGCTTTCAGGGAATCCCCAACAGAATTAATATCAACAAATACAATATCTCCGAGCTCACCCTGGGCAAATTCAGTGATGCCTACCAACGCCTGATTACCATCCAGCGCTTTAATCCATTCATGGTCTTTCGTGTACCTTAATTCAGAAGGAAAATTCATAGTAATTGATTTTAATTGCACAAACGTACAGGAAATTTAAAAAAGATGGAGCGGAACAGGCAAAATATTTTTACCTGTTCCGCTTTCATTCATTTATTTCAGTTTCGCCAATGCCTCCTTGATCCTTGCCCAGCCTTTTTCAATATTCCCGATGCTATTGGCAAAAGAAAAGCGGACACAGTTCGGCTCTCCGAATGCGGCGCCCATCACAGAGGATACATGCGCGGTATTCAGCAGATACATAGAAAAATCTGCAGAATCCTTAATGGTGATATTCCCATCAGATTTGCCATAAAACGCATGTACATCCGGAAATATATAAAATGCCCCTTCAGGTTCCGCACAGCTAATTCCCGGAATTTCAGCGACGAGTTCCAATACTCTTTTCTTACGACGGGTAAATTCTGCTGTCATATCCCTGGAAGGCTGGAGATCTCCTGTTAAAGCGGCGATGGCGGCTCTCTGAGTGATAGAGCAGGTTCCACTGGTCGTTTGCCCCTGGATTTTTTCCATGGCTTTAGCCACCTGTACGTTGGAAGCTGTATAACCCAGCCGCCAGCCGGTCATGGCAAATCCCTTACTCAGACCGTTAACGATGATTACTCTGTCTTTCAGGTCATCAAACTGAGCAATACTCTGGTGCGCCCCGACATAATTGATATATTCATAGATTTCATCAGAGATGATAAAGATATCAGGATGGGCGCGGAATACCTCCGCCAGGGCTGTCAATTCTTCTTTACTATAGACTGCTCCGGAAGGATTACAGGGAGAAGAGAACAAAAACGCCTTCGTTTTAGGTGTAATAGCCGCCTCTAATTGCGCGGGCGAGATTTTAAACCCACTTTCAGGGCTGGTGCGCACTTCCACCACCTTACCCCTGGCAATTTTAACCAGTTCAGAATAGGTAACCCAGTAAGGAGTAGGGATGATCACCTCATCACCGTCATCTGCAATAGCAAGAATCGCATTGGCCAGACTTTGCTTGGCGCCGGTAGAGACAACGATCTGCGTAGGCTCATATTCAAGCTGATTATCTCTTTTCAATTTGGTCACAACAGCTTCCCGGAGATCCAGGAAACCCGGTACCGGGGTATAATGACTCCAGTTATCCTCAATGGCTTTAATGGCGGCATCCTTGACATGCTTAGGTGTATCGAAATCAGGTTCACCCAGGCTTAGATCAATGACATCGATCCCCTGAGCCCTTAACTCGCGGCCTAATTTGGCCATTTTGAGGGTTTCCGGTTCCGCAAACCGGTCCAAAAGAGAAGAAAGTTGCATAATTTTTATTTGCTTATTGATGATTGAAGCAAAGATATAGAATAATTGCGCTTCCCGGTGGTATTCCTGCTCCCATTTATTTTTATAGACCCCTTTGTAATTAAGTAAGACGGCATATGATAATTGCCCCCAGTTTGCCAGTCAGTATCGTGAATAAGCAAGCGGTCAGTACCCTTTAACACCGGTGAAAAGAGATAACGTGCCCCGTAACAGGCAGTATGCCTCACCTGGCCATCGGCCCTCTACAATTCAGATACCCGGACTTTCAGTTTCCGTCTGAATTCACCTGTCTCCAGGCTGTCGTATCCTTCAAAATAAAAGGTATAGAATTTTCCTTTCTCTATAGCTACAGACTTCGATTCAATGAGCACACCCGGATCATTGGTCTTTAAAAACTCAAATAAATAAGTATCGGTAAAAATAGTTGTATACTGCCCAAGCTGGCTGTTCAGGCTATTGTCCAGGTAGGTTCTTCCTACACCCAAATAAGGATAAATGGTATCATACCGATCGCTGGTCCCCCTTCTTTTCAGCCGAACAATGGACATAGAGGTTGTGTCCGGCGCAAAATTAAAAAACCTGAATTTTGCGGAATCAAATGAAGGGATTTCGTCATCGTCCGTCACAACGGACAGTTTCACCCCGTTGACCCGGTTGCTGCTATCCGGTATTAAAAACAGGGTATATTTTTCCCCTGCCTGAAGATACTGGTTACCATTGATCAAGGTATCATTACTACCATTCTCATGGATCAGCAATTTATAAAAGCCGGCCGGCCCGTTTAAAAATTCGGTGGCACTGTCATAAGCGATATTCTCCGCCAGGGTTTCATCATTCAGGATCAAATCAAAACTTTTACCCGGCATGGCATTAATCATACGGATACGTGTCGGCGCCTGGCTGCCGGTTACAGAAGATTTGGTGCAGGCCCAGATCGTTATGCCTATAAAAACAACAAGTATATAAAAGATGCGTTTCATCTGCCAGTTTTAATTTGCTTGAACTCAGCAAATATAAAGAGAGATACATAATATATAATGCTAACATTCACTCAACCCAAGTGGAATGTGGACCGCCAATCCACCATCCGAAGTCTCTTTGTATTTGCTGTTCATATCAAGTGCCGTGTCCCACATGGTTCTGACGACTTTATCCAGGGATACCTTAGCATAATCCGGACCGCTTTGCAGTGCCAGCTGCGAGGCGGTAATGGCCTTAATGGCCCCCATTGTATTTCGTTCAATACAGGGAATCTGAACCAATCCGCCGATCGGATCACAAGTCAGCCCCAGGTGATGCTCCATGGCGATCTCCGCCGCCATAAGGCTTTGTTTCTGGGTGCCGCCGAGCGCTTCAGCCATGGCAGCGGCGGCCATGGCTGAAGAGACGCCGATCTCTGCCTGGCAGCCGCCCATGGCGGCAGAAATCGTAGCGCCTTTTTTAAAAATACTTCCGATTTCCGAAGCGGTGAGCAAAAACTGGATGATTTTTTCTTCATCCACGTCTTCACAAAATGCGATATAATACATCAACACAGCAGGGATGACACCGGCTGCCCCGTTTGTCGGTGCTGTTACAACTCTGCCAAACGCGGCATTTTCCTCATTAACGGCCAACGCAAAGCAACTTAGCCAGTCCAGTATTTCATTAAAATTTCCTTTGGATCTCCTGACGATCTCCAGCCATTGGTCATAATTTTCGTATGCTTCTTTTTTAGTAAGCCGCCTGTTAAGCTCAAAAGCGCGGCGTTTAACACTCAGCCCCCCCGGTAAAATTCCCTGATGATGGCAGCCTCTGTAAATACAGGCCCTCATGGTTTCCCAGATGTGCAACACACCTTCTTTGGTCTCCTCTTCCGGGCGCCAGGCGGATTCATTTTCAAGGACCACGTCGTGGATCGGCATTCCTGTCTTCATGCACCAGAAAACCAGGTCCTTGGCATCCTGGATCGGAAAGGGCAATTCTACCAGTTGATGGGCATCCGGTCCCGTCTGACCTTCTTTTACAACAAAACCACCACCAATCGAATACCAGGTTTCACTCAGATTTTCTCCAGTTGTAAACTGAACCAGAAAAGTGAGCGCATTGGGGTGAAAAGGCAAGGATTCGCTAAATAGAAAAGCTACATCTACACTCGGGTCAAAATCAATACAATGACTCCCTGCCAGGTTTAATTTCTTTTCTGCCGCAATGGTGTCCATTTTTTCCGTAATCAAGCCCACATCAGTGGTCTCGGGGTCTTCTCCCAACAGGCCCATCTTAACAGCGATATCCGTTCCGTGCCCATGCCCTGTTTTGGCCAGGGATCCATAGAGTAAAACTTCTATATGACTAACCTGTTCCAGTAATCCACGGGAACGAATTTCCTCCAATACCCGCAGAGCCGCCCTCCAGGGACCTAAGGTGTGCGAGCTTGAAGGCCCTACGCCTATTTTAAACATATCAAATACCGATATTGCTTCGTTTGCCATATAATACCGAGATAAAATCTGTAAATGTAGGTTGTATCAACCATCAAAACTAACTATTGTTTTTGGTTTTCCTATCCGGGATCCGTTAAATTAATCCTCTGATACGCCGGTCGGCTCCTCCGTTGCCTTTCATGCTTGTCGGCTATCCAGATCCTGTAAAAACGCCAGCAGTTTCAGCCGGTCCACATGCTCCATTACAACAATTTTATACCAGTCAGCCGGGCTGTTATGCTTATCGGGAACCAGATAATATTTATCTGCGACTTTTTTTGGAACATCCACGGACCGGATTGTTACAATATTCATTTTCTCATGTCGATAAAACCGGATCCCTCTTTTTTCCAGCTGCCCGCAAAACCAGTCGGTGCGGTTAATCAGCACCTGTATCTTTTCCTGCCAGCCGTAATAACCGTAAGTCATCAAAATCATCCAGACAGCGACAGCGTTAGCACCGGACCTACTGCCGGAAAGGGTAATATCCATTCCATTCACATATTGTGCCTGCTCGGTATACACAAAATGCATCAGGTTCTTTCTTATCAGAAATATACCGGTCCCGTAAGGAGCCTGCAACATCTTATGAGCGTCCAGCGTGATGGAACTGATATCCGGATTGGTAAAATCCAATTGATTGTTTTGTTCTGTAATGGGATAAATAAACCCGCCAAAAGCGCCGTCTACATGCATTTTAAAAGGCCGGCCAACAGATTTCAAAATCCCGGCATATACATTCGGGTCGTCAATACTGCCAAACATCGTGGTAGCCATATTAGCCACCACGATAAAATAACCGATACCTTCTTTCACAGCGTTATGTACCAACGGCTCCAGGCGGTCCTGCTGTATTAAGCGGGTAGACTCCTCTACCGGCACTTCCAGCAATGGAAGCCCAAAGATACCGGCACCTTTAGCAATAGAGTAATGGGTGTCTGAAGAACAGATAAGCGCAATTTCTGACGGTTTCGCACTGAATTCTTTCTCGAAATAATTGCGGTAAATCCAGATCGCCTGCAAATTGGCCTCGGTTCCCCCGGCGGCTATGTAGCCATCGCAACCTGCCTCCGGCGCGCCCAGCATATCTTCACCTAAAAGCTGGATCACTTCTTTTTCCAGCGCCTGTGTGCCTTTAAAAAAAGGTTCGGAGTCACCCAGGGTGTGGCAACCGATATGATTCGGGTTCTGTACATAAAGCCTAAGCCAGGGCGAATCTTTTAAAAAGCTGGCCTGGCCATAAAAAACTTTATCGTCCAGTGTAGAGGCCGGTACCCCCAGCGAGCCGCCCTCTGCATAGTTGACATTCTGCTTCAGCGCATGACTAATGATCTCATCTTGCTGCAAAGCGCTTAGTTTTCTCCAGTATTTCATGGTCATACATTGATGTTCTTATGTTGTTAGTGATACTTGAGGTAAGGCGGTTTACACCAGATATGTGACCCCTTCCTGGCTCAGATCCGTGTAAGGAAAGACTTCTCTGGCTTGCTGCTCAAATAGCTGTACCTCTTTGAATTTGCTGCTAAAATGCCCCAGCAACAGCCTGCCTGCTTTTGCTTTGCCGGCAGTCATCGCAGCCTGCCGCGCCGTAGAATGGAACCGGCTCCTGGCCTGTTGTTCAAAATCATCCAGATAGGTGGATTCATGATAGAGTAAATCAACATGGTTGATATAGGGCAGAAAGCTATCCGTATACAGCGTGTCTGCACAATAGGCATAACTCAGATTCTTTTTACCTGGGGTGGTCAGATTTTCATTTTTAATAATTCGGCCATCTTTTGTCTGGTAATCTGCTCCCCATTGCAGCTTTTCATAATAGGCATGGGGAATTTCAAATGAGCTGGTCTTCTCCGGGTCGATTTTCCGGGGAGCATGGTTTTCCCGGATCAAAAAGCCATAACACTCAATCCGGTGCTCTACAGGAAAGACATCAATCCGGTATTTAGATCCCTGCACCAGCGTCGCTGCGCCACTAAGGGGATGAAAGATCAATTCATAAGGTAACACGCTATCGGAAACATGTAGCTGCAAGTCGATCAGCTCTTTTAATGCAGCCGGCCCATAGAGATGTAAGGGAGTATTACGATTGATGAGTGCCATAGAGCTCAGCAGGCCTATCAATCCGAAATAATGATCTCCGTGTAAATGAGAAATAAAGATGCGCGTGATGCGGCTGCGTTTAACATGGTAATTCTTTATCTGCAGTTGCGTACCCTCGCCGCAATCTAATAACAGCACTTCGCCTGCAATGGTTACAGCCTGTGCAGTAGGATGCCGGTCATGGGCCGGTACAGCAGAGTTATTCCCTAATATTGTTACGCCAAACATAATAATACTTATCTGCCTTCACAGGCTTTATTAATAATCTTCCTGATGCACCCGCTAAGATGCTCCTGTCGTCCTATTTGGCAGCCGGTGCATTGAGTTTTAACCAGAGCTGATCTTTAAGTTCTACCAAGCCGGCACCAGTAACAGAAGAGATAAAAATATGGGGAAGGTTTTCAGGCAGCTCTTTTTTGATCTCTGCTTTTAACTCTTCATCCAGCATATCTGATTTACTGATTGCAATCAGCATATCCTTTTGCAGAAGTTCGGGATTGTATTGCTCCAGTTCATTGTATAATATACCGAACTCCCTGGCATGGTCTTCACTATCGGCCGGAATTAAAAACAGCAATACCGCGTTGCGTTCGATATGACGCAGAAACCGGTGCCCCAGCCCCTTTCCTTCAGAAGCCCCTTCAATAATACCTGGCAGATCTGCCATACAAAAGGAGCGTCCGTCTCTGTAAGGAACCATCCCGAGATTAGGGATCAGGGTCGTAAACGCATAATTGGCGATTTTAGGCTTAGCCGCACTGATAACCGAGAGCAAAGTGGATTTACCTGCATTAGGAAATCCGACCAGCCCGACGTCAGCCAACACTTTTAATTCCAATAGCTTATACCCTTCTACCCCTTCTTCCCCCGGTTGAGAATGTTCCGGTACCTGGTTGGTCGGTGTCGCAAAATGCTGGTTGCCCAGCCCGCCACGCCCTCCTTTAAGCCAGATCACCTCTTGTCCATCTTCCAGGATTTCTGCTTCTACTTCTCCCGTCTCTTCGTCTTTAGCAATAGTACCCAGGGGTACTTCGATTATAACATCCTTGCCAA containing:
- the obgE gene encoding GTPase ObgE, which encodes MSEKNFIDYIRVFCHSGNGGRGVTHFMRTKFNAKAGPDGGDGGRGGHIILKGNKQLWTLLHLRYFKNVVAEDGENGMKNNCTGRFGKDVIIEVPLGTIAKDEETGEVEAEILEDGQEVIWLKGGRGGLGNQHFATPTNQVPEHSQPGEEGVEGYKLLELKVLADVGLVGFPNAGKSTLLSVISAAKPKIANYAFTTLIPNLGMVPYRDGRSFCMADLPGIIEGASEGKGLGHRFLRHIERNAVLLFLIPADSEDHAREFGILYNELEQYNPELLQKDMLIAISKSDMLDEELKAEIKKELPENLPHIFISSVTGAGLVELKDQLWLKLNAPAAK
- a CDS encoding L-serine ammonia-lyase; the protein is MANEAISVFDMFKIGVGPSSSHTLGPWRAALRVLEEIRSRGLLEQVSHIEVLLYGSLAKTGHGHGTDIAVKMGLLGEDPETTDVGLITEKMDTIAAEKKLNLAGSHCIDFDPSVDVAFLFSESLPFHPNALTFLVQFTTGENLSETWYSIGGGFVVKEGQTGPDAHQLVELPFPIQDAKDLVFWCMKTGMPIHDVVLENESAWRPEEETKEGVLHIWETMRACIYRGCHHQGILPGGLSVKRRAFELNRRLTKKEAYENYDQWLEIVRRSKGNFNEILDWLSCFALAVNEENAAFGRVVTAPTNGAAGVIPAVLMYYIAFCEDVDEEKIIQFLLTASEIGSIFKKGATISAAMGGCQAEIGVSSAMAAAAMAEALGGTQKQSLMAAEIAMEHHLGLTCDPIGGLVQIPCIERNTMGAIKAITASQLALQSGPDYAKVSLDKVVRTMWDTALDMNSKYKETSDGGLAVHIPLGLSEC
- the gcvH gene encoding glycine cleavage system protein GcvH; this encodes MNFPSELRYTKDHEWIKALDGNQALVGITEFAQGELGDIVFVDINSVGDSLKADDVFGTVEAVKTVSDLFLPVNAKILEVNPDLENQPELVNTDPYEKGWMVKIELENPADLEGLLDAAAYQDLVS
- a CDS encoding pyridoxal phosphate-dependent aminotransferase translates to MQLSSLLDRFAEPETLKMAKLGRELRAQGIDVIDLSLGEPDFDTPKHVKDAAIKAIEDNWSHYTPVPGFLDLREAVVTKLKRDNQLEYEPTQIVVSTGAKQSLANAILAIADDGDEVIIPTPYWVTYSELVKIARGKVVEVRTSPESGFKISPAQLEAAITPKTKAFLFSSPCNPSGAVYSKEELTALAEVFRAHPDIFIISDEIYEYINYVGAHQSIAQFDDLKDRVIIVNGLSKGFAMTGWRLGYTASNVQVAKAMEKIQGQTTSGTCSITQRAAIAALTGDLQPSRDMTAEFTRRKKRVLELVAEIPGISCAEPEGAFYIFPDVHAFYGKSDGNITIKDSADFSMYLLNTAHVSSVMGAAFGEPNCVRFSFANSIGNIEKGWARIKEALAKLK
- a CDS encoding ribonuclease Z codes for the protein MFGVTILGNNSAVPAHDRHPTAQAVTIAGEVLLLDCGEGTQLQIKNYHVKRSRITRIFISHLHGDHYFGLIGLLSSMALINRNTPLHLYGPAALKELIDLQLHVSDSVLPYELIFHPLSGAATLVQGSKYRIDVFPVEHRIECYGFLIRENHAPRKIDPEKTSSFEIPHAYYEKLQWGADYQTKDGRIIKNENLTTPGKKNLSYAYCADTLYTDSFLPYINHVDLLYHESTYLDDFEQQARSRFHSTARQAAMTAGKAKAGRLLLGHFSSKFKEVQLFEQQAREVFPYTDLSQEGVTYLV
- a CDS encoding DUF4397 domain-containing protein, which gives rise to MKRIFYILVVFIGITIWACTKSSVTGSQAPTRIRMINAMPGKSFDLILNDETLAENIAYDSATEFLNGPAGFYKLLIHENGSNDTLINGNQYLQAGEKYTLFLIPDSSNRVNGVKLSVVTDDDEIPSFDSAKFRFFNFAPDTTSMSIVRLKRRGTSDRYDTIYPYLGVGRTYLDNSLNSQLGQYTTIFTDTYLFEFLKTNDPGVLIESKSVAIEKGKFYTFYFEGYDSLETGEFRRKLKVRVSEL
- a CDS encoding pyridoxal phosphate-dependent decarboxylase family protein; translation: MTMKYWRKLSALQQDEIISHALKQNVNYAEGGSLGVPASTLDDKVFYGQASFLKDSPWLRLYVQNPNHIGCHTLGDSEPFFKGTQALEKEVIQLLGEDMLGAPEAGCDGYIAAGGTEANLQAIWIYRNYFEKEFSAKPSEIALICSSDTHYSIAKGAGIFGLPLLEVPVEESTRLIQQDRLEPLVHNAVKEGIGYFIVVANMATTMFGSIDDPNVYAGILKSVGRPFKMHVDGAFGGFIYPITEQNNQLDFTNPDISSITLDAHKMLQAPYGTGIFLIRKNLMHFVYTEQAQYVNGMDITLSGSRSGANAVAVWMILMTYGYYGWQEKIQVLINRTDWFCGQLEKRGIRFYRHEKMNIVTIRSVDVPKKVADKYYLVPDKHNSPADWYKIVVMEHVDRLKLLAFLQDLDSRQA